The nucleotide sequence TTGATTCTTGTCGATCTACAAAATGATTTCACTCCCAGTGGGGTGCTCCCGGTTCCTGAGGGGGACAGCATTGTTCCGTTGATCAATCAACTTCAGCAAAAGTTTGACCTCGTTGTAGCAACACAAGACTGGCATCCCTCTGACCATCAGAGTTTTGCAGTTCAGCACGAGGGAAGACAACCAGGAGAATTAATTGATCTGCATGGAATATCGCAAGTCCTCTGGCCAATTCACTGCGTTCAAGAAACCGAGGGAGCCCAATTCATCTCCAATTTGGATCAGAGTAAGGTCAAAAGAGTTTTCCGCAAAGGGCAAAATCCACGAATTGACAGCTACAGCGGATTCTTTGATAACGACCACCAGAGCAGTACAGGAATGGGGGAGTATCTAGGTGAGCAAGGAGTAGACGAAGTATTTGTGGTATGTCTGGCAACCGACTACTGTGTACACTTTACGGCAGCAGATGCCACTGAATTCGGGTTCCAAACTATCATGATTTCAGATGCGACTCGTGGAGTGAATTTGCAGAAGGGAGATGTGGATCGTGCCCTTTCTGCTTTGCAGGAGCAGGGGGTCCGCATTCTTTTGAGTTCGGAGTTGCCCTGATCCGTCACAAAGATTTAAACAGTTCTTAAAAGTGCTAGAGGCTTCTGACGTAACGTTCTATGTGCTGCAAGACTGGCTGTCACAACGCTAAGGGCTACCACTGCCATCAAAGTAACCGCATTGCTCCACCAGTTGATTCTCCAGAGATTTTCGAAGACCACCCACGAAATGAT is from SAR324 cluster bacterium and encodes:
- the pncA gene encoding bifunctional nicotinamidase/pyrazinamidase, producing the protein MNALILVDLQNDFTPSGVLPVPEGDSIVPLINQLQQKFDLVVATQDWHPSDHQSFAVQHEGRQPGELIDLHGISQVLWPIHCVQETEGAQFISNLDQSKVKRVFRKGQNPRIDSYSGFFDNDHQSSTGMGEYLGEQGVDEVFVVCLATDYCVHFTAADATEFGFQTIMISDATRGVNLQKGDVDRALSALQEQGVRILLSSELP